The following are encoded together in the Cyanobacterium aponinum PCC 10605 genome:
- the gshA gene encoding glutamate--cysteine ligase translates to MLLSKGFEVEVYTGTAKGEIIGLSSQIVQDLKGFVREPDSRNVEYTTAPLCNYDRLLCALLRPRKDLRQYLKSLGNYTIVPGSTLSLGDSSRFYRSDPQNHYHDYIENTYHTNIVTASIHINIGIEDTEKLIQAYRLIRMEAPLLLALSASSPFLDNQVTGYHSTRWHLFPHTPIDVPLFRNHSHFVEWVEKQLVLGTMQNVRHLWCSVRPNGDNRPYSLNRLELRICDLVLNPIHLLAITAILEARIFQILADSTLDPLQQSTISRGDLETELLKIVRHNEQAVSKNSLDATLYHWQDGREIVARDWLESLVAQLYPTAKDLGFACFLTPVNRLIREGNQAQQWLKKYEQGISISTIIEDAIASVYQEEKELEDKLCEPILVA, encoded by the coding sequence GTGCTGTTATCCAAAGGATTTGAAGTTGAAGTTTACACTGGTACTGCTAAAGGTGAAATAATCGGACTTTCTAGCCAAATTGTTCAAGATTTAAAGGGTTTTGTGCGTGAGCCTGATAGTCGTAATGTAGAATATACTACCGCTCCTTTGTGTAATTACGATCGCCTCTTATGTGCTTTGTTACGCCCTCGTAAGGATTTACGTCAATATCTCAAGTCTTTAGGGAATTATACCATTGTACCAGGTAGCACTTTATCTTTAGGTGATAGTAGCCGTTTTTACCGCTCTGATCCTCAAAATCATTATCATGACTATATTGAAAATACTTACCATACCAATATTGTCACCGCTAGTATTCATATTAATATCGGTATTGAAGACACGGAAAAATTAATTCAAGCATATCGTCTAATTCGTATGGAAGCACCTTTATTGTTAGCATTGAGTGCATCCTCTCCCTTTTTAGATAATCAAGTAACGGGGTATCATTCTACCCGTTGGCATTTATTTCCTCATACTCCCATCGATGTGCCTTTATTTCGTAATCATAGCCATTTTGTTGAGTGGGTTGAAAAACAGTTGGTTTTAGGGACAATGCAAAACGTAAGGCATTTGTGGTGTTCTGTGCGTCCCAATGGAGATAATCGCCCTTATAGTCTTAATCGGTTAGAGTTGAGAATTTGTGATTTAGTTTTAAACCCCATTCATTTATTGGCCATTACGGCAATTTTAGAGGCGAGGATTTTTCAGATTTTAGCAGATAGTACTTTAGATCCTCTACAACAGAGTACTATTAGTCGAGGAGATTTAGAGACGGAATTATTAAAAATAGTTCGTCATAATGAACAGGCGGTGAGTAAAAATAGTTTAGATGCGACTTTGTATCATTGGCAAGATGGTAGGGAAATAGTTGCCCGTGATTGGTTAGAAAGTTTAGTTGCCCAGTTATATCCTACTGCTAAGGATTTAGGTTTTGCTTGTTTTTTAACTCCTGTTAATCGTCTAATTCGAGAAGGTAATCAGGCTCAACAATGGCTGAAAAAATATGAACAAGGTATCTCTATTTCTACAATTATAGAAGATGCGATCGCATCTGTGTATCAAGAGGAAAAGGAATTAGAAGACAAACTTTGTGAACCTATTTTGGTGGCATAA
- a CDS encoding formylglycine-generating enzyme family protein, protein MDNLKKNQIEVVTIDTNQNQYQDYPTLTLRKQTKEIEYFSVNLDEKVTLDMVSIHGGKFKMGTPTQEQGRSKDETPEHEVEIKDFFVSKYLITQSQYQAIMKENPSFFAGDNKPVENISWFDAHNFCQQLSQLTGIKYRLLSEAEWEYICRAETTTSFCYGTTITSELANYKASFGYGLGGSGKWRQETTEVGIFPANNYGLYDVHGNVWEWCEDHWHENYIEAPTNGQPWLEKETSLDSEEEIPRVIRGGSWDDTAYYCRSGVRLWALPSFKGKLIGFRIACDSMST, encoded by the coding sequence ATGGATAACCTCAAAAAAAATCAAATAGAAGTGGTGACAATCGACACAAATCAAAACCAATACCAAGATTACCCCACTTTAACCCTTCGGAAACAAACAAAAGAAATAGAATATTTTTCTGTGAATTTAGATGAAAAAGTAACCCTTGACATGGTTAGTATTCATGGTGGTAAATTTAAAATGGGGACACCAACTCAAGAGCAAGGACGAAGCAAAGATGAAACCCCAGAACATGAAGTCGAAATCAAAGATTTTTTTGTTAGTAAATACCTTATCACTCAAAGTCAATATCAAGCGATAATGAAAGAAAATCCTTCTTTTTTTGCTGGAGATAATAAGCCAGTAGAAAATATTTCTTGGTTTGATGCCCACAATTTTTGTCAACAACTATCGCAACTTACAGGTATAAAATATCGTCTTCTTTCGGAGGCGGAATGGGAATATATTTGTCGGGCAGAGACTACCACATCCTTCTGTTATGGTACAACTATCACTTCCGAATTGGCAAATTATAAAGCTAGTTTTGGTTATGGGTTAGGGGGAAGCGGAAAATGGAGACAAGAAACAACTGAAGTGGGAATTTTTCCTGCAAACAATTATGGTTTATATGATGTTCATGGTAACGTTTGGGAATGGTGTGAGGATCATTGGCATGAAAATTACATCGAAGCTCCCACCAATGGGCAACCGTGGCTCGAAAAAGAAACTTCTTTAGACTCAGAGGAGGAAATTCCTAGAGTAATTCGTGGAGGTTCTTGGGATGACACAGCCTACTATTGTCGTTCTGGGGTTCGTTTGTGGGCTTTACCGAGCTTTAAGGGCAAGTTAATTGGTTTTCGCATTGCTTGTGACTCAATGAGTACTTGA
- a CDS encoding pentapeptide repeat-containing protein encodes MNKTILLTSTLLMSLIATFPCQAENIEHLNQLLQTKQCENCDLADAGLVMINLQGANLRGANLVGANLSRADLTGADLRGANLTNASFFGANLSGANLSGANAYNTDFRNSYVQGVIIEGLDLSMAHIQGTVGIPATAASAEQFYVWGLSEDKDGNYKAAADYYSQAINLNPELAQAYLGRAVIKSRYGQVSAAIKDAETAQGLFETQNNSEGYLLSSRFVQLVKARAEAEEKDGNQGSPQFVQIVNSIAPMVLKLFLP; translated from the coding sequence ATGAATAAAACTATTTTATTGACCTCCACTTTATTAATGAGCTTGATAGCTACTTTCCCCTGTCAAGCTGAAAATATTGAACATCTCAATCAATTACTGCAAACTAAGCAGTGTGAAAATTGTGATTTAGCCGATGCAGGTTTAGTAATGATTAATTTGCAAGGAGCTAACTTAAGAGGTGCAAATTTAGTCGGTGCAAACTTATCCCGTGCCGATTTAACTGGAGCAGATTTACGAGGAGCAAATTTAACTAACGCTTCTTTTTTCGGTGCAAATCTCTCTGGGGCAAATTTATCAGGAGCTAATGCCTATAATACTGACTTTAGAAACAGTTATGTGCAGGGGGTTATTATTGAAGGATTAGACCTCAGTATGGCTCATATACAAGGCACTGTAGGTATTCCCGCCACTGCCGCCAGTGCAGAGCAATTTTATGTGTGGGGATTATCTGAAGATAAAGATGGTAATTATAAAGCGGCGGCTGATTATTACTCTCAAGCAATTAATCTTAATCCAGAATTAGCTCAGGCTTATTTAGGAAGAGCAGTGATTAAATCCCGTTACGGACAAGTGAGTGCCGCTATCAAAGATGCAGAAACCGCTCAAGGGTTATTTGAAACTCAAAACAATTCCGAGGGTTATTTATTGTCCAGTCGTTTTGTTCAATTAGTGAAAGCAAGAGCCGAAGCCGAAGAAAAAGATGGTAATCAGGGAAGTCCTCAGTTCGTCCAAATAGTAAATTCGATCGCACCTATGGTCTTGAAATTATTTCTCCCTTGA
- a CDS encoding DUF3146 family protein codes for MALPETIVEVKITSQSWSKGEIKGEVNAGSYQWYFKWHFPAGKLSITPTLGRSLIKEPLCRFLESHDYQLEAGGDYQFCLRAKL; via the coding sequence ATGGCTTTACCAGAAACCATTGTTGAGGTGAAAATTACGAGTCAATCTTGGAGTAAAGGAGAAATAAAAGGAGAAGTTAATGCGGGTAGCTACCAATGGTATTTTAAGTGGCACTTTCCCGCAGGAAAATTATCGATCACTCCCACATTGGGACGTAGCTTAATAAAAGAACCCCTCTGCCGTTTTTTAGAAAGCCATGACTACCAACTAGAAGCAGGGGGAGATTATCAATTTTGTTTACGAGCAAAACTTTGA
- a CDS encoding response regulator has translation MSHSNAHPVLILDNSHYSLHSLRVILEENNITYLHFQTEQDIFNYLQEINYIPIIFTSFTESFFDLKNNLNSSNCFSKNKQIFIAFISNNHDNKELVFKLGAIEFLTKPLCREEILTKISYWQELSICKNIKLNSSILNGEIKEKEWDNKKEKDKREKRIITECEERFNSIIQLINGWFWEVNLEGIFTYVSPKIEEHLGLKPERLISKSVFEIIEESDRAEMQEIWDDLLKNPRFFHRVKRYYLLPIQQDIWLDSKGLPIFSQEGKLLGFRGIEDNITSTKQTEQEVMEYDDEGNLKKVTGVVTNICDRKRVELGIRHIAKAVSFKSEETFFQSLVKYLAEVLQADVVFLSEIKPETSDSATTLVYYHQQEFKDNFTYQIKNTPCQEVVNQKNFNFCLYSDNIQREYPHSLLLQTIHAQTYMGMGLFDGNQKPIGCLVALSSKSIPNTSINREIFQIFASSASGELERRKARLQLEEFNQQLEAKVKQRTLELEEAKENAEEKAIALRYLNEIERLLSDISTSLFMVEAEKVDEYINDALTAIASFLKVEQISIFEFDQKNETFCLSHQSQSSLINQDLREWHISTRVISWLVNQLQTKWIVMINSAEDLPELAVNERILFEQLNLKSFIALPIEFSRRVVGFLTAISAKNHHEWNQGETNLLQLTGKLFSNAIARKKSETALKEAQEALSATNEILMEEVKEREKIYNKLQQSEIRYRTLFESSHDALSLIDAETGKYIDCNEASIRLHDCISRKEFIGKTPPDFSPQRQPNGELSHNLALKYIHQAANNGGSLFEWNLQKKDGTIFPCLVSLSAIPNQKNKMVLAISRDISEIKRVQEELEKAKEEADSANKAKSEFLASMSHEIRTPMNAIQGFTHLALQEDLSNKQKSYLVKIQKACESLLLIINDILDFSKIEAGKLDLEADNFLLDNILTDVANLLHPRIQEKGLELVFDIDDHLDCSFLGDSLRLSQILTNLINNAIKFTEKGQIVITVRRQQITEDKITLYFCVEDTGVGIAKDKLSLLFKPFSQADNSITRKYGGTGLGLVISRRLIEIMGGKIWAESQENKGSKFHFTINLNKGNSNSNLIPRNLSHLTSNPILVVDDNSIIRQVITRFLESFSFAVKAVNSGLEAIKELEKGEKDYKLIIIDWQMPYLNGIETIQAIKANPNITNIPLILMITAHHISELEELKKKQELQHFLSKPITKSSLFNAILEVFNHKSYLEDSSCVMVNTYPSFQCFQNCHLLLVEDNEINQEIVVELLQEIDIDVANNGLEALEKVMTQNYDAILMDISMPEMDGLEATKRIRKLEGEYFQKLPIIAMTAHAMTGDKELSLKAGMNDHITKPINPNQLKETLMQWLPQNKIQSGETNQSSSTFKCNQNEDIHIPPLPEINIENALQRLVGNKELYLRLLKQFTSHNIGKKELIISAIAKNDYRKTREIVHSIKGTAGNIGAENLFNIAQELESALRQEDIEKIPSLAEKFYLSFDLVINSLKKLENKPLQSSTNIAKNQNIDYSQIKELLIEIIKVSEIDLMEAQNKLEKVEAMAQNSEISMKIKEIRANFDNFDLEKMNKNINSLLNIFLTINH, from the coding sequence ATGTCTCACTCTAATGCTCATCCCGTCTTAATTTTAGATAATAGCCACTATTCTTTGCATTCTTTGAGAGTGATTCTTGAGGAAAATAATATTACTTATTTACATTTTCAAACTGAGCAAGATATTTTTAATTATCTACAAGAAATTAATTATATTCCTATTATTTTTACTAGCTTTACTGAGTCTTTTTTTGATTTAAAAAATAACCTAAATTCATCTAATTGTTTTTCAAAAAATAAGCAAATTTTTATCGCATTTATAAGTAATAATCACGATAATAAGGAATTAGTGTTTAAATTAGGTGCGATCGAATTTTTGACTAAGCCTTTATGTAGGGAAGAAATATTAACTAAAATATCCTATTGGCAAGAGTTATCAATTTGTAAAAATATCAAACTAAATTCATCTATTCTTAATGGAGAAATAAAAGAAAAAGAATGGGACAACAAAAAAGAAAAGGATAAGAGAGAAAAGAGGATTATAACTGAGTGTGAAGAACGTTTTAATAGTATAATTCAATTAATTAATGGTTGGTTTTGGGAGGTTAATTTAGAGGGAATTTTTACTTATGTAAGTCCTAAAATTGAAGAGCATTTAGGTTTAAAACCAGAGCGACTAATCAGTAAAAGTGTTTTTGAAATTATTGAAGAATCAGATAGAGCAGAAATGCAAGAAATTTGGGATGATTTATTAAAAAATCCTCGGTTTTTTCACCGTGTTAAACGCTATTATTTATTGCCTATACAACAAGATATTTGGTTAGATTCAAAAGGATTACCTATTTTTAGCCAAGAGGGAAAATTACTCGGTTTTAGAGGTATAGAAGATAATATAACCTCAACAAAACAAACGGAACAAGAAGTTATGGAATATGACGATGAGGGAAATTTAAAAAAAGTCACAGGGGTTGTGACAAATATATGCGATCGCAAACGTGTTGAATTAGGCATTCGTCATATAGCAAAAGCTGTTTCCTTTAAATCAGAAGAAACTTTTTTCCAATCTCTAGTAAAATACCTAGCCGAAGTTTTACAGGCAGACGTTGTTTTTCTTTCCGAAATTAAGCCCGAAACTTCTGATTCTGCCACTACATTAGTCTATTATCATCAACAGGAATTTAAAGATAACTTCACCTATCAAATAAAAAATACTCCTTGTCAAGAAGTTGTCAACCAAAAAAATTTCAATTTCTGCCTATATTCCGATAATATTCAAAGAGAATATCCCCATAGTTTATTACTGCAAACCATTCATGCTCAAACTTATATGGGTATGGGCTTATTTGACGGTAATCAAAAACCCATTGGCTGTTTAGTTGCCCTGAGTAGTAAGTCTATTCCCAATACATCTATTAATCGAGAAATTTTCCAAATATTTGCCTCTAGTGCTTCTGGGGAATTAGAAAGAAGAAAAGCAAGACTACAATTAGAAGAATTTAATCAACAGTTAGAAGCCAAAGTAAAACAACGCACCCTTGAATTAGAAGAAGCCAAAGAAAATGCCGAAGAAAAAGCGATCGCACTGCGCTATCTTAATGAAATAGAAAGATTACTCTCGGATATTTCCACCAGCCTATTCATGGTAGAAGCAGAAAAAGTAGATGAGTATATAAATGATGCTTTAACAGCTATTGCCTCATTCTTAAAAGTAGAGCAAATTAGTATTTTTGAATTTGATCAAAAAAATGAAACTTTTTGTTTATCCCATCAAAGTCAATCATCCTTAATTAATCAAGATTTGAGAGAATGGCACATATCCACCCGTGTAATTTCATGGTTAGTTAACCAACTGCAAACAAAATGGATAGTCATGATTAACTCGGCAGAGGATTTACCAGAGTTAGCCGTCAACGAAAGAATATTATTTGAGCAACTTAACCTCAAATCCTTTATTGCCTTACCCATCGAATTTTCTCGACGAGTAGTCGGTTTTTTAACCGCAATTTCTGCCAAAAATCATCATGAATGGAATCAAGGAGAAACCAACCTACTACAGTTAACAGGAAAACTTTTTAGTAATGCCATTGCGAGGAAAAAATCTGAAACTGCCCTCAAAGAAGCCCAAGAGGCTTTATCCGCCACCAATGAAATTTTAATGGAGGAAGTAAAAGAACGAGAGAAAATATACAACAAGTTACAACAGAGTGAAATTAGATATAGAACACTATTTGAATCTTCCCACGATGCTTTATCTTTAATTGACGCAGAAACGGGTAAATACATAGACTGCAACGAAGCCTCCATAAGACTACATGACTGCATTAGTCGTAAGGAATTTATCGGTAAAACACCCCCTGATTTTTCCCCTCAACGTCAACCCAACGGAGAATTATCACATAATCTAGCTTTGAAATATATTCATCAAGCGGCAAACAATGGAGGAAGTTTGTTTGAGTGGAATTTACAAAAAAAAGACGGCACTATTTTCCCTTGTTTAGTTTCTCTAAGTGCTATTCCTAACCAAAAAAATAAAATGGTTTTGGCTATTTCTCGTGATATTTCCGAAATTAAAAGAGTACAAGAAGAATTAGAAAAAGCAAAAGAAGAAGCCGATTCTGCTAACAAAGCCAAAAGTGAGTTTTTAGCTAGTATGAGTCACGAAATTCGCACTCCCATGAATGCAATTCAGGGTTTCACCCACCTTGCTTTGCAAGAAGATTTAAGCAATAAGCAAAAAAGTTACTTAGTAAAAATCCAAAAAGCCTGTGAGTCTTTATTACTTATCATCAACGATATTCTCGATTTTTCTAAAATAGAAGCAGGGAAATTAGATTTAGAGGCAGATAATTTTTTACTGGATAATATCCTAACAGATGTTGCAAATTTACTTCATCCCAGAATTCAAGAAAAAGGACTAGAATTAGTTTTTGATATAGATGACCATTTAGATTGCAGTTTTTTAGGGGATTCTCTCCGTTTATCCCAAATCCTGACTAATTTAATTAATAATGCCATCAAATTTACAGAAAAAGGTCAAATTGTCATAACAGTGCGACGACAACAAATTACCGAAGACAAAATAACCCTATATTTTTGTGTGGAAGATACAGGAGTTGGTATTGCTAAAGATAAACTCTCTCTTTTATTCAAACCTTTTTCTCAAGCTGATAATTCTATTACCCGTAAATATGGCGGCACAGGCTTAGGATTGGTGATTAGCCGTCGTTTAATCGAAATAATGGGGGGGAAAATTTGGGCAGAAAGTCAAGAGAATAAGGGTAGTAAATTTCATTTCACCATCAATCTTAACAAAGGTAATTCTAATTCTAATCTTATCCCTCGTAATCTATCTCACTTAACCTCTAATCCCATTTTAGTAGTTGACGACAACTCAATAATTCGTCAGGTAATTACTCGCTTTTTAGAATCTTTTTCTTTTGCTGTTAAAGCAGTTAATTCTGGATTAGAAGCCATTAAGGAATTAGAAAAAGGAGAAAAAGACTATAAATTAATTATTATCGACTGGCAAATGCCCTATCTCAATGGCATTGAAACTATTCAAGCTATTAAAGCCAATCCCAATATTACGAATATCCCACTGATTTTAATGATAACGGCTCACCATATCAGTGAACTAGAGGAGTTAAAGAAAAAACAGGAGTTACAACATTTTCTAAGTAAACCGATAACCAAATCAAGTCTCTTTAATGCCATTCTCGAAGTATTTAATCACAAAAGCTATCTCGAAGACAGTTCTTGTGTTATGGTTAATACCTATCCTTCCTTTCAGTGCTTCCAGAATTGTCATCTTTTACTGGTAGAAGATAATGAAATTAATCAAGAAATTGTAGTGGAGTTATTACAAGAAATTGATATAGATGTGGCAAACAACGGCTTAGAAGCCTTAGAAAAAGTGATGACACAAAATTATGATGCTATATTAATGGATATATCTATGCCTGAAATGGATGGACTAGAAGCTACAAAAAGAATTAGGAAACTGGAAGGAGAATATTTTCAAAAATTACCCATTATTGCCATGACTGCCCATGCCATGACGGGAGATAAAGAATTGAGCCTCAAAGCAGGTATGAATGACCATATTACCAAACCTATTAACCCTAATCAACTTAAAGAAACTCTGATGCAGTGGCTACCTCAAAATAAAATACAATCGGGAGAAACCAATCAATCTTCATCCACTTTTAAGTGCAACCAAAATGAAGATATACATATTCCCCCTTTGCCAGAGATTAATATTGAAAATGCTTTACAACGTCTTGTGGGCAATAAGGAGTTATATTTAAGATTATTAAAACAATTTACTTCCCATAACATTGGAAAAAAAGAATTAATAATATCTGCCATCGCAAAAAACGATTATCGTAAAACTAGGGAGATAGTTCATTCTATCAAAGGAACAGCAGGAAATATTGGGGCAGAAAATCTTTTTAATATTGCCCAGGAATTAGAATCAGCATTAAGACAAGAAGATATTGAAAAGATACCATCTTTAGCAGAGAAATTTTACTTATCTTTTGACTTAGTTATAAATTCCCTGAAAAAATTAGAAAATAAACCTCTACAGTCATCTACAAATATAGCTAAGAATCAGAATATTGACTATTCGCAAATAAAAGAATTATTAATTGAGATTATAAAAGTATCGGAAATAGACTTAATGGAGGCACAAAATAAATTAGAAAAAGTTGAAGCAATGGCGCAAAATAGTGAAATAAGTATGAAAATAAAAGAAATTAGAGCTAATTTTGATAATTTTGATTTAGAAAAAATGAATAAAAATATTAATTCATTACTCAATATTTTTCTGACAATTAATCATTAA
- a CDS encoding beta-carotene isomerase domain-containing protein, producing MNVTDKTEYKDNWFDRLFIALFSRKMAKAVGKKSQKKGYEGFVDLSMQIMEGRNSQQQQELVAIVLQSLVPSPVLFLIRNLFSPTKWVCESNAWFATVLFEWLVGESEIREAEIVTEDNQVTILKSGVYIKKCRYLEASGCVGMCVNMCKLPTQEFFTKSFGIPLTMTPNFDDFSCEMVFGQVPPAFEDEEASRQSCLKHICPTASVTSQPCRKLT from the coding sequence ATGAATGTTACAGATAAAACAGAATATAAAGATAACTGGTTTGATAGACTATTTATTGCTTTGTTTTCCCGAAAAATGGCGAAGGCGGTGGGGAAAAAGAGTCAAAAGAAAGGTTATGAGGGTTTTGTGGATTTGTCGATGCAAATAATGGAAGGGCGCAATTCTCAACAACAACAAGAGTTAGTGGCTATTGTTTTACAATCTCTTGTGCCTTCTCCTGTTTTATTTCTAATTCGTAATCTCTTTTCTCCTACTAAATGGGTATGTGAATCTAATGCTTGGTTTGCGACAGTTTTATTTGAGTGGTTGGTGGGGGAGTCAGAAATTAGAGAGGCAGAAATTGTTACGGAGGATAATCAGGTAACGATACTCAAAAGCGGTGTTTATATCAAAAAATGTCGTTATTTAGAAGCTAGTGGATGTGTGGGAATGTGCGTGAATATGTGTAAATTGCCCACTCAAGAGTTTTTTACAAAGTCTTTTGGTATTCCTTTGACTATGACTCCTAATTTTGATGATTTTAGTTGTGAGATGGTTTTTGGGCAAGTGCCTCCTGCTTTTGAGGATGAAGAGGCTAGTCGGCAGTCTTGTTTAAAGCATATTTGTCCAACCGCTAGTGTTACCAGTCAACCTTGTCGTAAGTTAACCTAA
- a CDS encoding DUF3285 domain-containing protein has product MTNSSKIEPENIDNSQEKGKDSYVKLAMRNMVKKRGTSLKHFFLTTFGLLVFLVGISYLTR; this is encoded by the coding sequence ATGACTAATTCTAGTAAAATTGAACCAGAAAACATCGACAATTCCCAAGAAAAAGGAAAAGATAGCTATGTAAAATTAGCTATGCGTAATATGGTAAAAAAAAGAGGAACATCATTAAAACACTTTTTTCTAACTACATTTGGTTTATTAGTTTTTCTTGTGGGAATTTCTTACTTAACTCGTTAA